One Agrobacterium vaccinii DNA window includes the following coding sequences:
- the holA gene encoding DNA polymerase III subunit delta, with protein sequence MTEIKSHEFERFAEKPAERFRVFVLYGPDRGLVSERATLIASKTGIDPNDAFASLKLTAGDLQGDPGRLLDEINSIGLFGGEKLVWVKGAANEKALVDALQVLSDNPPEASFLIVEAGDLKKGTGLRKIAEPSRAIAAIPCYADDARALNALIDQELATENLRIAPAARQRLTESLGGDRIASRNEVRKLALYCRGHDVIEEDDVMAIIGDASTVSADDAVDAILKGDRNAFFHATQKIIASKTPIFLVLQGCLRQFQLLDQMRAEMDDKKQQAGQVMLTLGRGIHFRRKPVIERALRTWQPAAIAREMNRLQAAILQSRQRQSLEQSVALLTLLSTTLQSGRNG encoded by the coding sequence ATGACGGAAATCAAGTCGCACGAATTCGAACGCTTCGCCGAAAAACCGGCGGAGCGTTTTCGCGTATTCGTGCTCTACGGTCCCGACCGTGGCCTCGTCTCGGAACGGGCCACGCTCATCGCATCGAAAACCGGCATCGATCCGAACGATGCCTTCGCATCCCTAAAACTCACAGCCGGCGATCTCCAGGGCGATCCCGGCCGACTGCTCGATGAGATCAACTCCATCGGTCTGTTCGGTGGCGAAAAGCTGGTCTGGGTCAAGGGTGCCGCCAATGAAAAGGCGCTGGTGGATGCGCTTCAGGTTCTGTCCGACAATCCGCCCGAAGCGAGCTTCCTAATCGTTGAGGCGGGCGATTTGAAGAAAGGCACGGGCCTTCGCAAGATCGCAGAACCATCCCGCGCCATTGCGGCCATCCCCTGTTATGCCGACGACGCACGGGCACTGAATGCGCTGATCGATCAGGAATTGGCAACCGAAAACCTGCGCATCGCCCCCGCCGCCCGCCAGCGTCTCACAGAATCGCTCGGCGGTGATCGCATCGCCTCGCGCAACGAAGTCCGCAAGCTCGCGCTCTATTGCCGAGGTCACGACGTCATCGAGGAAGACGACGTGATGGCGATCATCGGTGATGCCAGCACCGTTTCCGCCGACGATGCAGTGGACGCGATCCTGAAGGGTGATCGCAATGCCTTCTTCCACGCCACCCAGAAAATCATCGCCTCCAAGACGCCGATCTTTCTGGTGCTGCAAGGCTGCCTGCGCCAATTTCAATTGCTGGACCAGATGCGCGCCGAAATGGACGACAAGAAGCAGCAAGCCGGTCAGGTCATGCTGACACTGGGCCGCGGCATCCATTTCCGCCGCAAACCCGTGATCGAAAGAGCGCTGCGCACATGGCAGCCAGCGGCAATTGCACGCGAAATGAACCGACTGCAAGCCGCCATCCTGCAAAGCCGCCAGCGGCAAAGCCTGGAGCAAAGCGTGGCACTGCTGACGCTGTTGTCCACGACATTGCAGTCGGGGCGAAACGGTTAG
- the leuS gene encoding leucine--tRNA ligase, with translation MAIERYNPRDAEPRWQQKWNEDNVFVTDNSDAREKYYVLEMFPYPSGRIHMGHVRNYAMGDVVARYKRARGYNVLHPMGWDAFGMPAENAAMQNNVHPKDWTYQNIATMRGQLKSMGLSLDWTREFATCDVEYYSKQQALFIDFMEKGLVYRKQSKVNWDPVDHTVLANEQVIDGRGWRSGALVEQRELTQWFFRITDFSQDLLDELDVLDQWPEKVRLMQKNWIGKSEGLSLRWQTVASTATAGFDDVTVYTTRPDTLFGASFLAIAADHPLARKLSEANTEIAEFCDECRRQGTSLAALETAEKRGLDTGVKVKHPLDPSWELPVYIANFVLMDYGTGAIFGCPSGDQRDLDFARKYDLPVVAVVMPEGENAETFSIGDTAFVDDGVMINSQFLNGMTTTDAFEAVVSKLSAQTLGSEPQAERKVNFRLRDWGISRQRYWGCPIPVIHCEVCGVVPVPKKDLPVKLPDDVTFDVPGNPLDRHPTWRHVSCPQCGHAARRETDTMDTFVDSSWYFTRFTAPWEEQPTDPKVANRWLPVDQYIGGIEHAILHLLYSRFFTRAMKATGHVDVKEPFKGLFTQGMVVHETYRLGEGQNGQWVVPADIRIEEVDGKRRAFLLSDGEEVQIGSIEKMSKSKKNVVDPDDIIASYGADTARFFVLSDSPPDRDVIWSEAGVEGAHRFVQRVWRIIGEAAEELKSVKPAPASEGEGLAISKAAHKTLKAVQDDLDKLAFNKAIARIYELVNTLAGPFAEVASGGKSDDMKAAARDAAEILVRLIAPMTPHLAEECWTALGNEGLVAQSAWPSFVPALIEENDVVMPIQINGKKRGELTIARDADQDAVRAAVLDLDAVKAALGGAAPKKIIVVPQRIVNIVV, from the coding sequence ATGGCCATCGAACGTTATAATCCTCGCGACGCCGAGCCGCGCTGGCAGCAAAAATGGAACGAAGACAATGTCTTCGTGACCGACAACAGCGACGCCCGCGAGAAATATTACGTTCTCGAGATGTTTCCATACCCCTCTGGTCGCATCCACATGGGCCATGTGCGCAACTATGCAATGGGTGATGTCGTCGCACGCTACAAGCGCGCGCGCGGTTACAACGTGCTGCACCCCATGGGTTGGGACGCCTTCGGCATGCCTGCGGAAAATGCCGCCATGCAGAACAACGTCCACCCCAAGGACTGGACCTACCAGAACATCGCCACCATGCGCGGCCAGCTGAAATCCATGGGTCTGTCTCTGGACTGGACCCGTGAATTTGCCACATGCGACGTGGAATATTACAGCAAGCAGCAGGCCCTGTTCATCGACTTCATGGAAAAGGGTCTGGTTTACCGCAAGCAGTCCAAGGTCAACTGGGATCCTGTCGACCATACGGTTCTGGCTAACGAACAGGTTATCGATGGCCGCGGCTGGCGCTCCGGTGCACTGGTGGAACAGCGCGAATTGACGCAATGGTTCTTCCGTATCACCGATTTCAGCCAGGATTTGCTGGACGAGCTGGATGTTCTGGACCAATGGCCGGAAAAAGTCCGACTGATGCAGAAGAACTGGATTGGCAAGTCGGAAGGCCTGTCGCTGCGCTGGCAGACGGTGGCTTCGACGGCTACTGCGGGTTTCGATGACGTAACCGTCTACACGACGCGGCCCGACACGCTGTTCGGCGCATCCTTCCTCGCCATTGCTGCCGATCACCCGCTGGCCCGCAAGCTGTCCGAAGCCAACACTGAGATTGCCGAGTTCTGCGACGAATGCCGTCGTCAGGGCACCTCGCTGGCTGCTTTGGAAACGGCAGAAAAGCGCGGCCTCGACACCGGCGTGAAGGTCAAGCATCCGCTCGACCCATCCTGGGAACTGCCCGTCTACATCGCCAATTTCGTGCTGATGGATTACGGCACCGGCGCCATCTTCGGCTGCCCGTCCGGCGATCAGCGCGATCTGGATTTCGCCCGCAAATACGATCTGCCGGTCGTCGCCGTCGTCATGCCGGAAGGCGAGAACGCCGAGACCTTCTCCATTGGCGACACCGCCTTTGTCGATGATGGCGTGATGATCAACTCGCAGTTCCTCAACGGCATGACGACGACGGATGCCTTCGAGGCTGTCGTGTCGAAACTGTCGGCGCAGACGCTGGGCAGCGAGCCACAGGCCGAGCGCAAGGTGAATTTCCGCCTGCGCGACTGGGGTATTTCCCGCCAGCGTTACTGGGGTTGCCCGATCCCGGTCATCCATTGCGAAGTCTGCGGCGTTGTGCCGGTTCCGAAGAAGGACTTGCCGGTCAAGCTGCCGGACGATGTGACCTTCGACGTACCCGGCAATCCGCTGGATCGTCACCCCACATGGCGTCACGTGTCCTGCCCGCAATGCGGCCACGCCGCGCGTCGCGAAACCGACACGATGGACACCTTCGTCGATTCGAGCTGGTACTTCACCCGCTTCACAGCGCCGTGGGAAGAACAGCCGACCGACCCGAAGGTCGCCAATCGCTGGCTGCCCGTGGACCAGTATATCGGTGGCATCGAGCACGCGATCCTGCATCTGCTTTACTCGCGCTTCTTCACCCGCGCGATGAAGGCCACCGGCCATGTCGATGTGAAGGAGCCCTTCAAGGGCCTGTTCACGCAGGGCATGGTCGTGCACGAAACCTACCGTCTCGGCGAAGGCCAGAACGGCCAATGGGTCGTGCCTGCCGATATTCGCATCGAGGAAGTCGATGGCAAACGCCGCGCCTTCCTGCTGTCGGACGGCGAAGAAGTGCAAATCGGCTCCATCGAAAAGATGTCGAAGTCGAAGAAGAACGTGGTCGACCCGGACGATATCATCGCCTCCTACGGCGCCGATACGGCCCGCTTCTTCGTTCTGTCGGATAGCCCGCCAGACCGCGACGTCATCTGGTCGGAAGCCGGTGTCGAAGGCGCGCATCGCTTCGTGCAGCGCGTCTGGCGCATCATCGGTGAAGCTGCCGAGGAGCTGAAGTCGGTCAAGCCTGCGCCTGCAAGCGAAGGCGAAGGCCTTGCCATCTCCAAGGCAGCCCACAAGACGCTGAAGGCCGTTCAGGACGATCTCGATAAGCTCGCCTTCAACAAGGCCATTGCCCGCATCTACGAACTCGTCAACACGCTGGCCGGACCTTTTGCCGAGGTCGCCAGTGGCGGCAAGTCAGACGACATGAAGGCGGCGGCCCGTGATGCTGCGGAAATTCTCGTGCGCCTGATTGCACCGATGACGCCGCATTTGGCCGAGGAATGCTGGACGGCGCTGGGCAATGAAGGTCTTGTCGCCCAAAGCGCATGGCCCAGTTTCGTACCTGCCCTCATCGAAGAAAACGATGTGGTGATGCCCATCCAGATCAACGGCAAGAAGCGTGGCGAATTGACAATCGCGCGCGATGCGGATCAAGATGCCGTGCGCGCGGCGGTGCTGGACCTGGACGCCGTCAAGGCGGCACTTGGCGGTGCCGCGCCGAAGAAAATCATTGTGGTTCCACAAAGGATTGTGAACATTGTTGTCTGA
- a CDS encoding YggS family pyridoxal phosphate-dependent enzyme, with the protein MEIEARLEDVTQRIAAVAEKAGRKPGTVNLVAVSKTFDGDTIQPVIDCGQRIFGENRVQEAQGKWPALKEKTDGIELHLIGPLQSNKAADAVALFDVIETVDREKIARALADECTKQGRALRFYVQVNTGMEPQKAGIDPRETVAFVAMCREELKLNVEGLMCIPPAEEYPGPHFALLAKLAKECGLEKLSMGMSGDFETAIEFGATSVRVGSAIFGTR; encoded by the coding sequence ATGGAAATCGAAGCGCGTCTTGAAGATGTCACGCAGCGGATTGCAGCGGTTGCGGAAAAAGCCGGTCGTAAACCGGGCACCGTCAATCTCGTTGCCGTCTCGAAAACCTTCGATGGCGACACGATCCAGCCGGTGATCGATTGCGGCCAGCGCATTTTCGGTGAAAACCGGGTGCAGGAGGCGCAGGGCAAGTGGCCAGCGCTGAAGGAAAAGACAGATGGCATCGAACTACATCTGATCGGCCCCCTGCAATCCAACAAGGCGGCGGATGCGGTGGCGCTGTTCGATGTGATCGAAACGGTCGATCGTGAAAAGATTGCCCGTGCCCTTGCCGATGAATGCACCAAACAGGGCCGGGCACTTCGTTTTTACGTGCAGGTCAATACGGGCATGGAGCCGCAAAAGGCAGGCATCGATCCACGCGAGACAGTGGCTTTCGTCGCCATGTGCCGCGAAGAATTGAAGCTGAATGTGGAAGGGCTGATGTGCATTCCGCCCGCAGAGGAATATCCGGGGCCGCATTTTGCGCTTCTGGCGAAGCTGGCCAAGGAATGCGGTCTGGAAAAACTGTCGATGGGCATGTCGGGTGATTTCGAGACGGCGATTGAATTCGGCGCGACCAGCGTGCGCGTCGGGTCGGCAATTTTTGGCACGCGCTGA
- the fdxA gene encoding ferredoxin FdxA yields the protein MTYVVTDNCIRCKYTDCVEVCPVDCFYEGENFLAINPDECIDCGVCEPECPAEAIKPDTEPGLDKWLTLNAEYAAIWPNITVKRDPMPGAKEMDGVSGKLDLYFSAEPGKGD from the coding sequence ATGACGTATGTCGTGACCGATAATTGCATACGCTGCAAATACACCGACTGTGTTGAAGTCTGCCCTGTCGACTGCTTCTATGAGGGCGAGAATTTTCTGGCGATCAATCCGGATGAGTGCATCGATTGCGGTGTGTGCGAACCGGAATGTCCAGCGGAAGCCATCAAGCCAGACACGGAGCCAGGTCTGGACAAGTGGCTGACACTCAACGCCGAATATGCGGCCATCTGGCCCAATATCACCGTCAAACGCGACCCGATGCCGGGAGCCAAGGAGATGGACGGCGTTTCAGGCAAGCTCGATCTTTACTTCTCGGCGGAGCCCGGCAAGGGCGACTGA
- a CDS encoding RNA-binding S4 domain-containing protein, which translates to MDEKQQPHDSGRQRLDKWLFFARMVKSRSLAQTYIQSGKVRVNDTPVRQPSHMVKVGDRLDISFERMDRVLVVKAAGERRGPYDEARVLYDDKTPPRPPGERLTLLEQAVREPGSGRPTKKERRALDRFMTDSDEE; encoded by the coding sequence ATGGACGAGAAACAACAGCCACATGACTCAGGCCGACAGCGCCTCGACAAGTGGCTGTTTTTCGCCCGTATGGTCAAATCGCGCTCGCTTGCCCAGACCTACATCCAGTCGGGCAAGGTGCGCGTCAACGACACGCCGGTGCGCCAACCGAGCCACATGGTGAAAGTTGGCGACAGGCTCGACATCAGTTTCGAGCGCATGGACCGCGTCTTGGTGGTCAAAGCTGCCGGTGAACGTCGCGGTCCCTATGACGAAGCCAGAGTTCTCTATGATGACAAGACGCCGCCACGTCCGCCCGGCGAGCGCCTGACGCTGCTCGAACAGGCGGTGCGAGAGCCCGGCAGTGGCCGCCCGACGAAAAAGGAGCGCCGTGCGCTCGATCGTTTCATGACAGACAGCGACGAAGAATGA